One genomic region from Thalassotalea sp. PS06 encodes:
- the yihA gene encoding ribosome biogenesis GTP-binding protein YihA/YsxC, which produces MTTPVINLHKATFTLSAPDIRRLPEDSGIEVAFAGRSNAGKSSALNTLTNQKSLARTSKTPGRTQLINVFDIGDNRRLIDLPGYGFAKVPLEMKKKWQKSLAEYLEKRLSLKGLVVLMDIRHPLKDLDTDLIEWANDCGLPVLALLTKADKLKSGKRSAEVLKVRKECEKLHENIKVQAFSSLNRLGLDTANQIICDWFAYLEEQQAEDPQTEQE; this is translated from the coding sequence TTGACAACACCGGTAATCAACCTTCACAAAGCTACATTCACCTTAAGCGCGCCCGACATTCGTCGTTTGCCAGAAGACTCTGGTATTGAGGTGGCGTTTGCAGGTCGTTCCAATGCCGGAAAGTCCAGTGCCCTGAATACTCTTACCAATCAAAAAAGCCTGGCCCGTACCAGTAAAACCCCAGGTCGCACTCAGCTTATTAATGTCTTTGATATTGGTGATAATCGTCGTTTAATCGATTTGCCCGGTTATGGTTTTGCCAAAGTGCCATTGGAAATGAAGAAGAAATGGCAAAAATCCCTGGCAGAATACCTCGAAAAACGCCTGAGTCTGAAAGGATTGGTTGTACTCATGGATATTCGCCACCCATTAAAAGACTTGGACACCGACTTAATCGAGTGGGCTAATGATTGTGGTTTGCCAGTGCTGGCGTTGTTAACCAAAGCCGATAAGCTAAAGTCCGGTAAACGTAGCGCCGAAGTTCTGAAAGTACGTAAAGAATGTGAAAAACTCCACGAAAATATCAAGGTTCAGGCGTTTTCATCCCTTAACCGTCTTGGACTAGATACCGCCAACCAAATCATTTGTGATTGGTTTGCCTACCTTGAAGAGCAACAAGCCGAAGACCCGCAAACTGAGCAAGAGTAA